In a single window of the uncultured Pseudodesulfovibrio sp. genome:
- a CDS encoding LysR family transcriptional regulator ArgP: protein MLDYKLVEAFAAVVGEGGFEKGARVLHLTQGAVSQRVKLLEEQAGCVLLVRSSPPRPTVAGQAMLKHFRQVRRLEDDLGAGLGQNDAGFDSLTVGVNADSLATWFFPAVDEYLDAEPVLLDLSVDDQAETLKLLKAGDVLGCIADRPEPVQGCRVEYLGDMDYRLYATPSYKSKWYHDDAVLEMVETGPILIFNRKDVMHEVLLTEALGQRPNLQSPFYLPSSEQFAPAIASGRVAGMLPDQQAAPFLERGEIVDLLPGHTFTVRLHWQCWNIESARLTAFTKALANGARRLLIQRP from the coding sequence ATGTTGGATTACAAGTTGGTCGAGGCCTTTGCCGCCGTGGTTGGGGAAGGCGGGTTCGAGAAAGGCGCGCGGGTGCTCCATCTGACCCAGGGGGCCGTGTCACAGCGTGTCAAATTGCTGGAGGAGCAGGCCGGGTGCGTGCTTCTGGTGCGCTCCTCGCCGCCCCGGCCCACCGTGGCCGGGCAGGCCATGCTCAAGCATTTCCGCCAGGTGCGGCGGCTCGAAGACGATCTGGGCGCAGGACTGGGACAGAATGACGCCGGATTCGACTCCCTGACCGTGGGCGTCAACGCCGATTCCCTGGCCACCTGGTTCTTCCCGGCTGTGGACGAGTACCTGGACGCAGAGCCCGTGCTCCTGGACCTGTCCGTGGACGATCAGGCCGAGACCCTCAAGCTGCTCAAGGCCGGGGACGTGCTCGGTTGCATCGCGGACCGCCCCGAACCGGTTCAGGGCTGCCGCGTGGAGTATCTCGGCGACATGGACTATCGTTTGTACGCCACTCCGTCATACAAATCGAAATGGTACCATGATGACGCGGTGTTGGAGATGGTGGAAACCGGCCCGATCCTTATCTTCAACCGCAAGGACGTGATGCACGAGGTCTTGCTGACCGAGGCGTTGGGGCAGCGGCCCAATCTGCAATCGCCCTTCTACCTGCCTTCTTCGGAACAGTTCGCCCCGGCCATTGCTTCAGGCCGTGTCGCCGGCATGCTCCCGGACCAACAGGCCGCGCCTTTTCTCGAAAGAGGCGAGATCGTCGACCTTCTGCCCGGACACACCTTCACCGTGCGCCTGCATTGGCAGTGCTGGAACATCGAATCCGCACGCCTGACCGCATTTACCAAGGCGCTGGCAAACGGAGCGCGCCGCCTGCTCATCCAGCGCCCCTAG
- the phnG gene encoding phosphonate C-P lyase system protein PhnG yields the protein MKPDSDMKAPMDRQTRARKEWMGVLARTGTERLEAAYARLDPEPRFEHLRPPEVGMTMVQARAEARGERFNLGEMTMCRCSVRLADGSVGHGFVAGRDARHAELAALFDALLQDPESGPALHRAVIEPLSASLLEGRRKRAAKTAATRVNFFTMVRGQD from the coding sequence ATGAAACCGGATAGTGACATGAAGGCCCCCATGGACCGGCAAACCCGAGCCAGAAAGGAATGGATGGGGGTCCTCGCCCGGACCGGTACCGAGAGGCTGGAGGCGGCCTACGCCCGGCTCGATCCCGAACCCCGCTTCGAACACCTGCGCCCGCCCGAGGTAGGCATGACCATGGTCCAGGCCCGGGCCGAAGCCCGCGGGGAGCGTTTCAACCTCGGCGAAATGACCATGTGCCGCTGCTCGGTTCGCCTGGCGGACGGCAGCGTTGGTCACGGCTTCGTGGCCGGACGCGACGCGCGTCATGCCGAGCTGGCAGCCCTGTTCGACGCCCTGCTCCAGGACCCTGAATCCGGCCCCGCCCTGCACCGGGCCGTCATCGAACCGCTGTCGGCCTCCCTCTTGGAGGGACGCCGCAAGCGGGCAGCCAAAACCGCGGCCACCAGGGTGAACTTCTTCACCATGGTCCGCGGCCAAGACTAG
- the phnH gene encoding phosphonate C-P lyase system protein PhnH — MQGQAMDAAREPREPALENQRIFRAILLTMSHPGTVTVLGNWPKPPKGLHPAAAAVCLTLVDMDTPLWIGSTDPLDIQTYLRFHCGCPICSKPESAAFGLVLDGQELPDLGQFHPGDLEYPDRSATLIIQVKAMNVGRGVPLSGPGINGETRLHVDGLNPDFWRSMQRNARRFPLGIDVILATQTEIVSLPRTIQVGI, encoded by the coding sequence ATGCAAGGACAAGCCATGGACGCGGCCAGGGAGCCGCGCGAACCGGCCCTTGAGAACCAGCGTATTTTCCGGGCCATACTCCTGACCATGTCCCATCCGGGCACGGTCACCGTGCTCGGCAACTGGCCCAAGCCGCCCAAGGGGTTGCATCCGGCCGCAGCCGCGGTCTGCCTGACACTGGTGGATATGGACACCCCCCTGTGGATCGGCTCGACCGACCCGCTGGATATCCAGACATACCTGCGTTTCCACTGCGGCTGCCCCATATGCAGCAAGCCGGAAAGTGCAGCCTTCGGACTGGTACTGGACGGCCAGGAACTGCCGGACCTCGGACAGTTCCACCCCGGCGACCTCGAATACCCTGACCGCTCGGCTACCCTGATAATCCAGGTCAAGGCCATGAACGTGGGCCGGGGCGTTCCCCTGTCCGGCCCGGGCATCAACGGCGAGACACGGCTGCACGTGGACGGGCTGAACCCGGACTTCTGGCGGTCGATGCAGCGCAACGCGCGGCGTTTCCCCCTGGGAATCGACGTGATTCTGGCAACTCAAACAGAAATCGTCTCCCTGCCGAGGACGATCCAGGTGGGAATTTAA
- the phnF gene encoding phosphonate metabolism transcriptional regulator PhnF, with protein sequence MLTRGNGIALWRQIHAQLETAISSGRFGPGDRLPSENSLSVEFGVNRHTIRRALSVLEEEGRIRVEQGRGSFVREPVIHYPVSRRTRFSENLSRQRRTPGNILLSAVDAEADPQVAEALGIRPGEVVTRITSAGEADGRRISYSTAFFPKTLFPGMVRVYRELKSVTRTLEYFGVTDYSRKQTRIIARMPTGEEAGELRQPKTRPVLVTESVNVDEKGVPVEFGVCLFASDWVQILVES encoded by the coding sequence ATGCTCACGCGCGGAAACGGGATCGCCCTTTGGCGGCAGATCCATGCGCAACTGGAAACGGCCATATCGTCCGGACGGTTCGGTCCGGGTGACCGCCTGCCGTCGGAAAACAGCCTGTCCGTCGAGTTCGGGGTGAACCGCCATACGATCCGGCGCGCTCTGTCCGTGCTCGAGGAGGAGGGGCGCATCCGCGTGGAGCAGGGGCGCGGTTCCTTTGTGCGCGAGCCGGTCATTCACTATCCGGTCAGTCGTCGCACCCGGTTCAGCGAGAATTTGTCCCGCCAACGGCGTACGCCGGGAAACATCCTGCTCAGCGCCGTGGATGCCGAGGCCGACCCGCAGGTGGCCGAGGCCCTGGGCATACGCCCCGGCGAGGTGGTCACGCGGATCACCAGCGCGGGCGAGGCGGACGGCAGGCGCATCAGCTACTCCACGGCCTTTTTCCCCAAGACGCTCTTTCCGGGCATGGTCCGCGTCTACCGTGAACTGAAGTCCGTGACCCGGACGCTCGAGTACTTCGGGGTGACCGACTACTCGCGCAAACAGACCCGGATCATCGCCCGTATGCCCACCGGCGAGGAGGCCGGGGAGCTGCGCCAGCCCAAGACCCGCCCGGTTCTCGTCACCGAGAGCGTCAACGTGGACGAGAAGGGCGTACCCGTGGAGTTCGGGGTCTGCCTGTTCGCCAGCGACTGGGTGCAGATTCTGGTCGAGTCGTGA
- a CDS encoding carbon-phosphorus lyase complex subunit PhnI: MYVAVKGGEQAIENAHRLMAEERRGEPSVPELSVEQILQQMRLSVDRVMSEGALYDPWLAALAVKQARGDLVEATFLLRAYRTTLPRLYDSLPVDTTAMDVRRRISATFKDIPGGQVLGPTFDYTHRLLDFTLAAESHPEPAAMAPDEGHDDRTGEPPLTRVMDLLAEEGLVDRPGDDAERPVGDITRDPMTYPASRDVRLQNLARGDEGFLLALGYSSQRGFGDNHPFAGEIRMGEVAVSICPDELGFEVEIGDITVSECEMVTSFKGSKDELPRFTRGYGLSFGYNERKVLAMSLVDRSLQARELGEDINAPSRDEEFVLSHSDNVEAQGFVQHLKLPHYVDFQADLVMVRGMRAEILKRAEAETEEAA; encoded by the coding sequence GTGTACGTAGCCGTCAAAGGTGGCGAACAGGCCATCGAAAACGCCCATCGGCTCATGGCCGAAGAGCGTCGGGGCGAGCCAAGCGTCCCGGAACTGAGCGTGGAACAGATTCTTCAACAGATGCGCCTGTCCGTGGACCGGGTCATGAGCGAGGGCGCGTTGTACGACCCCTGGCTTGCGGCCCTGGCCGTGAAACAGGCGCGCGGCGACCTGGTGGAGGCGACCTTTCTGCTGCGGGCCTACCGCACGACCCTGCCCCGGCTGTACGACTCCCTGCCCGTGGACACCACGGCCATGGATGTTCGCCGCCGCATTTCGGCCACCTTCAAGGACATCCCCGGCGGCCAGGTCCTCGGACCGACCTTCGACTACACACACCGGCTCCTGGACTTCACCCTGGCCGCCGAGAGCCATCCCGAACCCGCGGCCATGGCCCCGGACGAAGGGCATGACGACCGGACCGGCGAGCCGCCGCTGACCAGGGTCATGGACCTTCTGGCCGAGGAAGGCCTGGTGGACCGGCCCGGCGACGATGCAGAGCGGCCCGTGGGCGACATCACCCGCGACCCGATGACCTATCCGGCTTCCCGCGACGTGCGCCTGCAGAATCTGGCGCGCGGCGACGAAGGGTTCCTCCTGGCGCTGGGCTATTCCAGCCAGCGCGGCTTCGGCGACAACCACCCCTTTGCGGGCGAAATCCGCATGGGCGAGGTGGCCGTATCCATCTGCCCGGACGAACTCGGCTTCGAGGTGGAGATCGGCGACATCACCGTGTCCGAGTGCGAGATGGTCACCAGCTTCAAGGGGTCCAAGGACGAGCTGCCCCGGTTCACCCGCGGGTATGGCCTGTCCTTCGGCTACAACGAGCGCAAGGTCCTGGCCATGTCCCTGGTGGACCGCTCGCTCCAGGCCCGCGAGCTGGGCGAGGACATCAACGCCCCGTCCCGTGACGAGGAATTCGTCCTGTCCCATAGCGACAACGTGGAGGCGCAGGGTTTTGTCCAGCACCTCAAGCTGCCCCATTACGTGGATTTCCAGGCAGATCTGGTCATGGTTCGAGGCATGCGGGCCGAGATCCTCAAACGGGCCGAAGCCGAGACCGAGGAGGCCGCATGA
- a CDS encoding DEAD/DEAH box helicase: MSFSNFSLDRRILAGVEGCGYENPTPIQQQAIPLVLKGHDVMGLAQTGTGKTAAFALPILQRLLTSNKSDRALPSVLVLAPTRELALQIQENFNDLGKQTGIRSGVVIGGVGMNPQIKAFSHCRVIVACPGRLVRLLNKGSVSLNHIDTLVLDEADRMLDMGFMPDIKRILAKLPAKRQNLLFSATMPNDIRKLAENILNNPKTVQVANTRPVESVEHCFYTTANNLKGDLLTRLLDDGDRQSVLVFTRTKHKAKNLARKLSNQGFKSTFLQGNMSQSQRQRALDGFRDGRFDIMVATDIAARGIDCDRISHVINFDMPDTVETYTHRIGRTGRAGRSGYAVSLVTSDDKTQVRDIERVMRVKLKQQTM, encoded by the coding sequence ATGTCTTTTTCCAATTTTTCCCTGGACCGGCGCATCCTCGCCGGCGTCGAGGGATGCGGCTATGAAAATCCCACTCCCATCCAGCAGCAGGCCATCCCTCTCGTGCTCAAAGGGCACGACGTCATGGGCCTGGCTCAAACCGGCACCGGCAAGACCGCTGCCTTTGCCCTGCCCATCCTGCAGCGGTTGCTGACCAGCAACAAGTCCGACCGGGCCCTGCCCAGCGTTCTGGTCCTGGCCCCCACCCGTGAACTCGCCCTCCAGATCCAAGAGAATTTCAACGATCTGGGCAAGCAGACCGGCATCCGTTCCGGCGTTGTCATCGGCGGCGTGGGCATGAACCCGCAGATCAAGGCCTTTTCCCATTGCCGCGTGATCGTGGCCTGCCCGGGCCGTCTGGTTCGGTTGCTGAACAAGGGCTCCGTGTCCCTCAACCACATCGACACCCTGGTCCTGGACGAAGCCGACCGCATGCTCGACATGGGCTTCATGCCGGACATCAAGCGCATCCTGGCCAAGCTGCCCGCCAAGCGGCAGAACCTGCTCTTCTCGGCCACCATGCCCAACGACATCCGCAAGCTCGCCGAGAATATCCTGAACAATCCCAAGACCGTGCAGGTGGCCAACACCAGGCCTGTGGAGTCCGTGGAACACTGCTTCTACACCACGGCCAACAATCTCAAGGGCGACCTGCTCACCCGACTGCTGGACGACGGCGACCGTCAAAGCGTGCTCGTCTTCACCCGGACCAAGCACAAGGCCAAGAATCTGGCCCGCAAGCTGTCCAACCAGGGATTCAAGTCCACTTTCCTGCAGGGCAACATGAGCCAGAGCCAGCGCCAGCGCGCCCTGGACGGTTTCCGCGACGGTCGGTTCGACATCATGGTCGCCACCGACATCGCCGCCCGCGGCATCGACTGCGACCGCATCTCCCACGTTATCAACTTCGACATGCCCGATACCGTGGAGACCTACACCCACCGCATCGGCCGCACCGGCCGCGCGGGCCGCTCCGGTTACGCCGTCAGCCTGGTCACCAGCGACGACAAGACCCAGGTCCGCGACATCGAGCGCGTCATGCGGGTCAAGCTCAAGCAGCAGACCATGTAG
- the phnN gene encoding phosphonate metabolism protein/1,5-bisphosphokinase (PRPP-forming) PhnN, protein MTPGNLIYVIGPSGCGKDSIMLYARKHCPGNEAAFAHRYITRPADAGGENHVALLPDEYRARLDRGLFALAWDSHGNRYGVGVEIDAWLEAGLNVVVNGSRAFLPEAARRYPALVPVLVTLDRDILRQRLMQRGRETPEEIEGRLQRAGDYSVSHPALLTIDNSGELAEAGRALLELTRKRPSRMRRAI, encoded by the coding sequence ATGACCCCTGGCAATCTCATTTACGTCATCGGTCCTTCCGGCTGCGGCAAGGACTCCATCATGCTCTACGCCCGCAAGCACTGCCCGGGAAACGAAGCGGCCTTCGCCCACCGTTACATCACGCGCCCGGCCGATGCCGGTGGCGAGAACCACGTGGCCCTGCTGCCCGACGAATACCGCGCCCGCCTTGATCGGGGCCTGTTCGCCCTGGCCTGGGACAGCCACGGCAACCGTTATGGGGTGGGCGTCGAGATAGACGCCTGGCTGGAAGCGGGCCTCAACGTGGTGGTCAACGGCTCGCGGGCCTTTCTGCCCGAGGCGGCCCGCCGCTATCCGGCTCTTGTCCCGGTGCTGGTCACTCTGGACCGGGACATCCTGCGCCAGCGCCTGATGCAGCGCGGCCGGGAAACCCCGGAAGAGATCGAGGGCCGTCTGCAGCGCGCCGGTGATTATTCCGTCAGCCATCCGGCCCTGCTGACCATCGATAACAGCGGAGAGCTGGCAGAGGCCGGTCGGGCGCTGCTCGAGTTAACCCGCAAACGCCCGTCCCGCATGCGTCGGGCGATCTGA
- a CDS encoding DUF2959 domain-containing protein: MKRFALALSLLTLFFAYGCSKAYYSTMESMGYDKREILSDRVENARESQKDAKEQFATALEQFKSVVNFDGGKLQEVYEKLNDEYEDCKDQADDVKARIDSVEDVADALFDEWKAEIKEYSSAKLRRSSEQKLAATKKKYNGLIRAMRNAEKKMHPVLNAFHDQVLYLKHNLNAKAIASLQGELTSIRTDVDALIKEMDKSIAEADSFIKTLE, translated from the coding sequence ATGAAACGGTTCGCTCTGGCCCTGTCCCTGCTCACCCTCTTTTTCGCCTACGGTTGCTCAAAAGCCTATTATTCGACCATGGAATCCATGGGATACGACAAGCGCGAAATCCTGTCCGACCGGGTCGAGAACGCCCGCGAATCGCAAAAGGACGCCAAGGAGCAGTTCGCCACGGCCCTGGAACAGTTCAAATCCGTGGTCAACTTCGACGGCGGCAAACTTCAGGAAGTCTACGAAAAGCTCAACGACGAGTATGAGGACTGCAAGGACCAGGCGGACGACGTCAAGGCGCGCATAGACTCCGTCGAGGACGTGGCCGACGCCCTGTTTGATGAATGGAAGGCCGAGATCAAGGAGTACTCCAGCGCCAAGTTGCGCCGGTCCAGCGAACAGAAGCTGGCCGCCACCAAGAAGAAGTACAACGGGCTGATCCGGGCCATGCGCAACGCCGAAAAGAAAATGCATCCCGTGCTCAACGCCTTCCACGATCAGGTCCTCTATCTCAAGCACAACCTCAACGCCAAGGCCATTGCCTCTCTCCAGGGCGAGCTGACCTCCATCCGCACCGATGTGGACGCCCTCATCAAGGAGATGGACAAGTCCATCGCCGAGGCCGACTCCTTTATCAAGACCCTGGAATAA
- a CDS encoding acetyltransferase has translation MHSNPQGDVRLGTAPSVHPTADVRDSSLGQYTEVLEDCLMLESTLGDYAYLSPGCDVAYADIGKFASIASDVRIGPTNHPMWRPSQHHFTYRSARYGFGPDDDAVFEWRRTQRTRIGCDVWIGHAAVVLPGVSVGHGAVIGAGAVVSRDVPPYAIVGGVPARLIRERFPAEVRQRLLRLAWWDWPHDYLSKALPDFRELDIEAFLNKYEVAL, from the coding sequence ATGCACTCGAATCCCCAAGGTGACGTCCGGCTCGGCACGGCCCCGTCGGTCCACCCCACGGCAGACGTTCGCGACAGCTCGCTTGGCCAGTACACCGAGGTCCTGGAAGATTGCCTGATGCTTGAATCCACCCTGGGCGACTATGCCTACCTCAGCCCGGGCTGTGACGTGGCGTACGCCGATATAGGCAAGTTCGCGTCCATAGCTTCGGACGTACGCATCGGCCCCACCAACCACCCCATGTGGCGGCCTTCCCAGCACCACTTCACCTACCGTAGCGCCCGCTACGGCTTTGGTCCGGACGACGATGCGGTCTTTGAATGGCGGCGCACCCAGCGCACGCGCATCGGCTGCGACGTCTGGATCGGCCACGCGGCCGTGGTCCTGCCCGGCGTGAGCGTGGGGCACGGTGCGGTCATCGGCGCCGGAGCCGTGGTCTCCAGGGACGTGCCGCCCTATGCCATTGTCGGCGGGGTTCCGGCCCGTCTGATCCGCGAGCGGTTCCCGGCCGAAGTCCGCCAGCGTCTCCTACGCCTTGCCTGGTGGGACTGGCCGCACGACTATCTGAGCAAGGCGTTGCCCGATTTCCGCGAGTTGGACATCGAGGCATTTCTGAACAAGTACGAGGTTGCGCTCTGA
- a CDS encoding DUF1045 domain-containing protein codes for MNAKTHGRYGVYYAPERGSEFDRFGAAWLGRDNETGLPVATSLPDGLSADEWREATSSPRHYGFHGTLMPPFTPLPDVDATAILDRLESLAASLTPFELAPLSVRRIGTFLALVPADQDGLSQCAEACLRAMTPLRIPATPEENEARRSSSLTPAQNRLLDEWGYPYVLSEFRFHMTLTGRVEDPDRRERLLDILSGLAEPVTGRPRPVRELCLFHQPDRSAPFRLIHRARLAHSKENS; via the coding sequence ATGAACGCGAAGACTCATGGACGATACGGCGTGTATTACGCCCCGGAGCGGGGCAGCGAGTTCGACCGGTTCGGCGCGGCCTGGCTCGGCCGGGACAACGAGACCGGCCTGCCCGTGGCCACGTCCCTGCCTGATGGACTTTCCGCCGACGAATGGCGGGAGGCGACTTCTTCGCCCAGGCACTACGGCTTTCACGGCACGCTCATGCCGCCTTTCACGCCTCTGCCGGATGTGGACGCGACCGCCATCCTGGATAGGCTGGAGTCTCTGGCCGCGTCATTGACGCCGTTCGAGCTGGCGCCCTTGTCGGTCCGTCGGATAGGGACATTCCTGGCCCTGGTCCCGGCTGACCAGGACGGCCTGTCCCAATGCGCCGAGGCCTGTCTGCGGGCCATGACCCCGCTGCGGATCCCGGCCACACCCGAGGAGAACGAGGCCCGCCGGTCGTCGAGCCTGACTCCGGCCCAGAACCGCCTGCTCGACGAGTGGGGCTATCCCTACGTGCTTTCCGAATTCCGTTTCCACATGACCCTGACCGGGCGCGTGGAGGACCCGGACCGGCGCGAGCGGCTGCTGGACATTCTGTCCGGCCTGGCCGAGCCCGTCACCGGCCGCCCCCGCCCTGTCCGTGAACTCTGTCTCTTCCACCAGCCTGACCGGTCCGCGCCGTTTCGGCTGATCCACCGGGCCCGGCTCGCCCATTCCAAGGAGAATTCATGA